The Blastocatellia bacterium genome has a window encoding:
- a CDS encoding inositol-3-phosphate synthase, producing MIQKGVTIDPPQGRLGVLLVGLGAVSTTFVAGVEAIRRGLAKPFGSLTQMGTIRLGKRTENRVPRIKDFVPLAELDDLVFGAWDIFEDDAYESAVHAGVLDKDLLKQLEPELRQLKPMKAVFDRHYVKRLSGTHVKSGRNKLELAQQLIEDIENFKARTGCSRLVMIWCASTEIFMEVNEQAHGSLEAFEQAMKENSPHIAPSMIYAYASIKCKVPFANGAPNLTVDIPALRDMATLYGVPIAGKDFKTGQTLMKTIIAPGLKARLLGLSGWYSTNILGNRDGEVLDDPESFRTKEESKLSVLEYILQPDLYPELYKNFVHLVRINYYPPRGDNKEGWDNIDIFGWLGYPMQIKINFLCRDSILAAPLVLDLALFLDLAGRCRMKGIQEWLSFYFKSPMTAPGLYPEHDLFIQLMKLKNTLRYLRGEELITHLGLEYYD from the coding sequence ATGATTCAAAAAGGAGTGACCATTGATCCTCCGCAGGGACGCCTTGGTGTACTACTTGTTGGTTTGGGGGCCGTGAGCACGACATTTGTGGCCGGAGTCGAAGCGATCCGGCGAGGTCTGGCCAAACCTTTCGGCAGCCTGACCCAGATGGGCACCATTCGCCTGGGCAAACGCACTGAGAATCGCGTGCCCCGGATCAAAGACTTCGTTCCCCTGGCCGAGCTTGATGATCTCGTCTTCGGAGCCTGGGATATTTTTGAGGACGACGCCTATGAATCTGCCGTGCACGCCGGCGTGCTCGATAAAGACCTGCTTAAGCAATTGGAACCCGAACTGCGGCAGCTCAAGCCCATGAAGGCCGTCTTCGACCGCCACTATGTGAAGCGGCTTTCCGGCACCCATGTCAAATCGGGCCGAAATAAACTGGAGCTGGCCCAGCAGCTCATCGAGGACATCGAGAACTTCAAAGCCCGCACCGGGTGTTCCCGGCTGGTCATGATCTGGTGCGCCTCGACGGAAATTTTCATGGAAGTCAACGAGCAGGCGCACGGCTCACTGGAAGCTTTCGAGCAAGCCATGAAGGAGAATTCCCCCCACATCGCGCCCTCGATGATCTACGCCTATGCCTCCATCAAGTGCAAGGTTCCGTTTGCCAACGGCGCTCCCAACCTCACGGTGGATATTCCGGCGCTGCGGGACATGGCCACGCTTTACGGCGTGCCCATCGCCGGCAAGGATTTCAAAACCGGCCAAACGCTCATGAAGACGATCATCGCGCCGGGATTGAAAGCTCGATTGCTCGGTTTGAGCGGATGGTACTCCACCAACATCCTCGGCAATCGCGACGGCGAAGTGCTCGATGACCCCGAAAGTTTCCGCACCAAGGAAGAGTCGAAACTCTCGGTGCTCGAATACATCTTGCAGCCGGACCTCTATCCCGAGCTTTACAAAAACTTCGTCCACCTCGTGCGGATCAATTACTATCCCCCGCGCGGCGATAACAAAGAGGGCTGGGATAACATTGATATCTTCGGCTGGCTCGGCTATCCGATGCAAATCAAGATCAATTTCCTCTGTCGCGATTCAATTCTGGCCGCGCCGCTGGTGTTGGACCTGGCTCTGTTTCTCGACCTGGCCGGGCGCTGCCGCATGAAAGGAATTCAAGAGTGGCTCAGCTTTTACTTCAAGAGCCCGATGACGGCTCCGGGACTCTATCCCGAACACGATCTGTTCATTCAACTGATGAAACTGAAGAACACGCTCCGCTATCTCCGCGGGGAGGAACTGATCACTCACCTCGGCCTGGAGTACTATGATTGA
- a CDS encoding HEPN domain-containing protein, which translates to MNSLALAKDYLRKARARLRALELLYQEASYDDVVREAQEIVELVLKGTLRCLGIDPPKRHDVAPLLRTYQSLLPSSWQEELDWIEDLSRTLLRERSEAFYGDETDLIPASQLYARDDASRALAGARRLVELYELLLRGCSAPTSRQEGEGEDRP; encoded by the coding sequence ATGAACTCACTGGCGCTGGCCAAAGATTATCTCCGCAAAGCCAGGGCGCGGCTGCGGGCCCTCGAACTCTTGTACCAGGAGGCATCCTACGACGACGTTGTCCGTGAGGCTCAAGAAATCGTCGAACTCGTCCTGAAGGGAACTCTCAGGTGTTTGGGGATAGATCCGCCGAAACGTCATGACGTCGCGCCTCTACTTCGGACATACCAATCCTTGTTGCCCTCTTCCTGGCAAGAGGAGTTGGATTGGATCGAAGATTTGTCCCGGACGCTCCTTCGCGAAAGAAGTGAGGCATTTTACGGCGATGAAACGGACCTCATCCCTGCCTCTCAGCTTTACGCTCGCGACGATGCCTCCAGGGCGTTGGCCGGAGCCCGGCGGCTCGTCGAGTTGTACGAGCTTCTGCTCAGGGGCTGTTCGGCGCCCACTTCCAGGCAAGAGGGTGAGGGAGAGGATCGGCCATGA
- a CDS encoding glycerophosphodiester phosphodiesterase family protein: MKTDRTRPLIIAHRGASDLAPENTLPAFATAIAQGADGIELDVQMTRDGAVVVIHDETVGRTTNGRGRVSDLTLDELRRLDAGSWFNRAYPRRARTEYVGLRVPTLDEVLAMVRPTPLILCIELKPQRERITQMIGATLGAVRKAEMDDRVVYASFDHELMKQLKKQAPHAHIALLYDPRRMTAGWSAREIIRPAEEASARWVSLHYTLARPRVIAAVRRAGLGTAIWTVNSKALSRLLTALGVDALITNRLERIKKEVVSEDR; encoded by the coding sequence ATGAAAACCGACAGGACACGACCGCTCATCATCGCTCATCGAGGAGCATCGGACCTGGCGCCGGAAAATACGCTTCCCGCCTTCGCCACCGCAATTGCTCAGGGGGCAGACGGAATTGAGCTGGATGTCCAGATGACCCGCGACGGAGCGGTCGTGGTGATTCATGACGAGACGGTGGGCCGAACAACCAACGGGCGGGGTCGGGTGAGCGACCTGACGCTGGATGAGCTTCGCCGGCTCGATGCGGGGAGCTGGTTCAACCGCGCCTATCCCCGGCGGGCGCGCACCGAGTATGTGGGATTGAGAGTGCCCACTCTCGATGAAGTATTGGCCATGGTGCGACCCACGCCGCTCATTCTCTGCATAGAACTCAAGCCGCAGCGGGAGCGTATCACCCAGATGATTGGAGCAACGCTCGGCGCCGTCCGCAAAGCCGAGATGGACGATCGCGTCGTCTACGCTTCGTTCGATCACGAATTGATGAAGCAGCTCAAGAAGCAGGCTCCCCATGCGCACATTGCCCTTCTCTACGACCCGCGAAGGATGACCGCGGGCTGGTCGGCGCGAGAGATCATTCGACCGGCTGAAGAAGCATCTGCGCGATGGGTTTCGCTCCATTATACGCTGGCTCGGCCGCGCGTCATCGCTGCTGTACGACGAGCTGGCCTGGGCACGGCCATCTGGACGGTCAATTCAAAAGCCCTCAGTCGCCTGTTGACCGCCCTGGGAGTTGATGCTTTGATCACCAACCGGCTCGAAAGAATCAAAAAAGAGGTTGTGAGCGAGGATCGGTGA